The DNA region TTGGTAGGGGTTCATCGTGCCGGCGTCTACGTTGATGTAGGGGTCGAGCTTGACGGGAGTGACGGCAAAGCCACGGTTTCTGAGAAGACGACCGATACTGGCGGCGGCGATTCCCTTGCCAATTCCGCTGACCACGCCCCCGGTCACGAACACGTAGTTCCTCATAGCGCCGCCTCCGGGACTTTAGTATACCGTCTCGCCGACCACGCGTGACGCCCCGCGCCAGCGGATCCCTCGTAATTTCGGCGTCCCGCCGAACGCGCGCCCATTCGCCGGGAGACGGCGAAACTACCGGCAGGGAAGCGTGCGTGATTCTCCGACTACCGCTAGACCGACCAGTATGCCGCAACATCGCACCGTGGAATGCCAACCGGGAATCGAGCCCACATGGGAATCGGCAAGGGAAGGTGGGCATGGAATGTACGGCAGCTTCGGCACGGTCCTAGCTCTCATCGTTGCGGCCATCGCCATCTTTGGCGTTTTCTACTACGTCCGCGACATCCTGGCGAACTGATCTTTGCCTGCTCGGCGCATCGGTATACTCCGAGCGTCCTATGCGTCCGGTTCACCGAACCGACAAGTACATAGATCTGGCGGAGTGGCTCTGCTTCGACTGCGGGAACCCAGACCTGGCGCTCGAGTGGGTGGGCCGCGCACTGCATGCCGAACCGGAGAACCCAGAGGCGCTCACCCTCAAAGGCGACATTCTCCAAGAAGCCGGACGCTGCGAAGAGGCAGTCACGTTCTATGACCGAGCGCTCGAGATCGTCCCGGACGCGCTGGAGGCAATCGCCGAACGAGCCCGCGCGCTGCACACCCTGGAACGCTGGGACCAGGCCGTCGCGGCAGCCGAGGCGGGCCTCGCAGTGCTGAACGAGATCACCGGAGCCGAACCCGAACCCGATCCGGTGGTCGCCATGTTGCACGAGATCCGTGTGAGTTCACTACTCGGGTCGGGTCAGAAGCGTGCTGCAGCACAAGCCGTGACCGAAGCCCTCGAGCGCTGCCCGGGAGACGAACGATTGCTTGAGCTTGCCGCACTGGTACGAACTTCGGGCGCTCGCCCGTGAGCCTGTTGATTGGGGCAAGCAGTGGGTGTTGTCTGGTGTAGGACACCCTCGCGTGACTTCATGCCCCGGCTCCAGTACGTTCGGGGCTGGCTGAACGACTAGGCCTCCTCTTGATGTGGTGGCCTCGCAATCAGCAGATTGTCCGCAAGGCCCTCGTCCCCGAATGCGGGTCGAAGTAGCTGCTCGTTGTCGCCCGCATCGGACGGGGCACGCAGCAAGGTTGCCCGATCCCGCTCCAACTCGGCTCGCTGCTGTATTGGGGGAAGAGCCTGCACGGCCGCGCTCGCCAGCTCTTCGTTATCGCTCTTAGCCAGCGCTTCGACCACCGGCAGTGTGTCGCTCCCCGCGTACAGCGCGATTAGCGGTAGCGCCTTTACCTTGAGCTGTACCGATCCGGTGCGAAGCAGGTCAGCGACTGCCGCTCGTTCGTCCGGGGCCCACGTTTGGACGTCCTCCGGGCTAACGTTAGGTAGCAAGGCAATCAGTATCCTTTCGGCGACATCGCGCATGCTCTTGTCGCGATGAGCCATGGCGAGCGCACCGGCCGCACGGGACACCTGAAGAGCACCCAACGCATTCGCTGCCGACCGCCGAACGCCTGCGATGGCGTGAAAGGCGAACCAAGTTGGTAATAGAGCTAACATCCAGGCATTCTCTATGAGGGCACTAAAGCCTCCGCCGAACAGATACAGCGCCG from Fimbriimonadia bacterium includes:
- a CDS encoding HEAT repeat domain-containing protein is translated as MGRKRQLQPFSTVVTCPSCGQASSDVIAGPRPIGLPWFACPSCRYMAFPPADVEEPSAMAEFGLQWTGGASPHHRLWENLFHQRLTNPITREREIRSLEVIGNAAIPYLSPLAEHPSPIAPALSEAAVEALGRIGGPEATNTLLRVLQAQEREALCDRRVRLPVTLGTLVVFPVILAALYLFGGGFSALIENAWMLALLPTWFAFHAIAGVRRSAANALGALQVSRAAGALAMAHRDKSMRDVAERILIALLPNVSPEDVQTWAPDERAAVADLLRTGSVQLKVKALPLIALYAGSDTLPVVEALAKSDNEELASAAVQALPPIQQRAELERDRATLLRAPSDAGDNEQLLRPAFGDEGLADNLLIARPPHQEEA
- a CDS encoding tetratricopeptide repeat protein; the encoded protein is MRPVHRTDKYIDLAEWLCFDCGNPDLALEWVGRALHAEPENPEALTLKGDILQEAGRCEEAVTFYDRALEIVPDALEAIAERARALHTLERWDQAVAAAEAGLAVLNEITGAEPEPDPVVAMLHEIRVSSLLGSGQKRAAAQAVTEALERCPGDERLLELAALVRTSGARP